TCGTGGCCGAGTCCCGCCTGGGCGGGCGCGGTGGTGGCGTCGGGGTGGACGGCCTCGTTGGCGGGCTGCGGTTCCGTCACGGCGCGGCCGTCGGCGAAGCCGGTGACGGCGTAGAGGACGACGGGGGCGTCGGAGAGCACGCGCATGGTCCAGGTCGCGCGCTGCTCGGCGCCGAAGCCGGCGGCAGGTCCCGTCTCCGTGCCGTACGCGCGCGGCAGCATGTCCGCCCGCGCGGCCAGCTCCCGCTCGTCGAAGCGGTCCTCGAACCGGCCCATCTTCGCGGCGCCCGCCGCGGTGAAGACCATGCCGACGGTGGTGACGCTGCTGCGGGTGGCGTCGGTGTACGTGGCGCGCAGCAGCTTCTCGCAGCCGACGCGGCGCAACTCCCGTGCCAGCGCCGCGTCGAGGCCCTCCTTGCAGTCCGCGGGCGGGGCGACGGCGACGCGTACCCAGACGCGGTCGGCGCCGCCGGGGCCCGCGCCGTCGCCTTCGAGCCGGGGCGGGAAGAGGGTGTCGACGGGGGTGGCGTGCCAGAGGCCGCGGGCCACCTCGTACGCCCCGGGCGTGGCCTGCGCGCTCGGCCCGTCGCTGAGCAGGCTGCCGGTGGCGGCGCCCACGACGAGGCCGACGCCGGTGACGAGCGCGACGGCGGCGGCCACGGTGCGCGCGATGCTGCGCCGTTCCGCGGGCGGCTCCGGCTCGGGACGGGGGATGTCGGAGGGGAGCACGGATGCCATGTGCAGCGGGGCGCCTACGGGCTTGGGAGGGACGGCGGGCACGGGCGGGGCGTACGGCCGCGGCGGGAGCCGCGGCGGCGTGGCCCCGGCGGACCCGGACCCGGCTGGGGGCACGGTGCCGCCGGACGTGGCGGTGCCGGCGGACTCGGCGGCGGGTGGCGGGGGTTCGGCCGCCCGCGGGCGCTTCGGCCGCACGGGACCGCCGGTCGGCGCGGGCCCTGCGGCCCGTGCCGCGGTGCCGGAACCGCCCGCGGGGCCGACCGGTCGCTGCGGCTCCGCGCCCGGCCGCGGCCGTACGGGCCGTACGGGCTCCGCGCTCTCCGGCTTCGCGCTCTCGCGCGGCCTCGCCGCGGGCGGGGAATCCGGCGACGGCGGGGCCGCGGGAGTCTGCTCTGCGTCAGTGCTCAACAGCCCCCTCACTCCCCTCCTGTGAGTAGCCCCCCGATGGCCTGCCGGACAGGCGCTCGCGACACTCTACTGGGCTCCCGCGACGGACGGTGCGCCGCCCGAGCGCCTCATCCTGTCCGTACCCACTACCGCCTCCCGGGCACGCGGTGGCAGGCTTCCCCCATGCCGGCCCACACCGCCCCCGTCCCGGACCACGCGGCCCTGCGCGCCCGCTACGACCGCGCCACCGCCCACCTCGACGCCCCCTTCGCCGCCGTCGACACCGAAGCGTTCGACGCCAACGCCGCGGATCTGGTGCGCAGGGCCGCCGGCAAGCCGGTGCGGGTGGCGAGCAAGTCGGTGCGCTGCCGGGCGCTGCTGGAGCGGGTGCTCGCCGCGCCGGGGTTCGCCGGGATCATGTCCTTCACGCTCGCCGAGTCGCTGTGGCTGGCGCGCTCCGGCTTCGCGGACGTGCTGCTGGCGTACCCGTCCGCGGACCGCGCCGGCTTCGCCGAGCTGACCGGCGACCCGAAGCTCGCCGCCGCGGTGACGGTGATGGTGGACGACCCGGCGCAGTTGGACCTCGTCGACGCGGCCCGGGGGCGCGGGCGCGAGGAGGTGCGCGTCTGCCTGGAGCTGGACACCTCGCTGCGGCTGCTGGGCGGCCGGCTGCGCGTCGGCGCCCGCCGCTCCCCGCTGTCCGACGCGGCGGCGCTGGCGGCGGTGGCCCGCGAGGTGGTGCGGCGGCCGGGCTTCCGGCTGGTGGGGCTGATGGCGTACGAGGGGCACGTGGCCGGCGTCGGGGACGACATCCCCGGGTGGCCGCTCACGTCGCGCGGGATACGGCTGATGCAGGCGGTGGCCAGGCGGCAGCTCGCCGAGCGCCGGGCGGAGGCGGTGGCGGCGGTGCGGCGGCTGGCGGACCTGGAGTTCGTCAACGGCGGCGGTACGGGCAGCGTGCAGCACACCGCCGCCGAGGACGCGGTCACCGAGATCGCCGCCGGCTCGGGGCTCTACCAGCCGCGGCTGTTCGACAACTACACCGCGTTCACCGGCCGCCCCGCCGCCGTCTTCGCGCTGCCCGTCGTCCGCCGCCCCGGCGTCGGCGTCGTCACCGTCCTCGGCGGCGGCTACCCCGCCTCCGGGCCCGCCGGCCCGGACCGGCCGCCCGTGCCGTACCTGCCGCAGGGCCTGCGCTACGACAAGCAGGAGGGCGCGGGCGAGGTGCAGACCCCGCTGCTCGGCCCGCCCGCCGACGACCTGCTGGTCGGCGACCGGGTGTGGTTCCGGCACGCCAAGGCGGGCGAGCTGTGCGAGCGGTTCGACGCGCTGCACCTGATCGAGGGCGAGCGCGTCACGGAGACGGTCCCGACGTACCGCGGCGAGGGCCGCACGTTCCTCTAGGCGGGACCGCCCGGAAGGACCGCCGGAGCGGACCGCCCGCGCGGAGCACGGCTACAGCGGCGTGACGTATGCGCCCGCAATGCCGCCGTCGACCAGGAACTCCGCGGCGTTGACGAAGGACGCGTCGTCGCTCGCCAGGAACGCCACCGCGGCGGCGATCTCCTCCGCCTCCGCGAAGCGGCCCGCCGGGATGTGCACCAGCCGCCGCGCCGCGCGCTCCGGGTCCTTGGCGAACAGCTCCTGGAGCAGCGGGGTGTTCACCGGCCCCGGGCACAGCGCGTTGACCCGGATGCCCTCGCGGGCGAACTGCACGCCCAGCTCGCGGGACATGGCCAGCACCCCGCCCTTGGAGGCGGTGTAGCTGATCTGGGAGGTGGCGGCGCCCATGACGGCCACGAACGAGGCGGTGTTGACGATCGAGCCGCGGCGCTGCCGCTGCATGTAGGGGATGGCGGCCTTGCAGCACAGGTAGACGGAGGTCAGGTTCACCTCCTGCACCCGGCGCCACGCGTCGATGTCGGTGAGGAGGATGGAGTCGTCCTCGGGCGGCGAGATGCCCGCGTTGTTGAACGCGACGTCGACCGAGCCGTACGTGTCGTACGCGGCCTTGAACAGCGCCTCGACGTCCTCCTGGACGGTGACGTCGGTGCGTACGAAGAGCCCGCCGGTGGCCTCGGCCGCCGCCTTGCCCGCGGTCTCGTCGACGTCGGCGCAGACGACGTGCGCGCCCTCCGCCGCGAGCCTGCGCGCGGTGGCCAGGCCGATGCCGCTGCCGGCTCCGGTGACGACGGCGGTGCGGCCGGGCAGCCGGCGGCAGACGGGGGTCTGGTCGGTCAACGTGCTCACTCCTCGGTGCTGATGAAGACGTTCTTGGTCTCGGTGAACGACGCGAGCGCGTCCGGGCCCAGCTCGCGGCCGAGGCCGGACTGCTTGAAGCCGCCGAAGGGGGTCCAGTAGCGCACGCTGCTGTGCGAGTTGACCGAGAGGTTCCCGGCGGCGACGGCGCGCGAGACGCGGACGGCGCGGGCGGTGTCGCGGGTCCACAGCGAGCCGGACAGACCGTACGGTCCGGCGTTGGCGAGGCGTACGGCGTCGGCCTCGTCGTCGAAGGGGTGGACGACGGCGACGGGGCCGAAGACCTCCTCGCGGCTGACCGGGTCGTCGGGCGGCGCGTCGGTGAGGACGGTGGCCGGGTACCAGTACCCGGGGCCTTCCGGGACGGTGCCGCGGATGGCGGCGGGGCGGGACTCGGGGACGTGGCCGCGGACCCGCTCGCGGTGGGCGGCGGAGATCAGCGGGCCCATCCGGGTACCGGAGTCGGCCGGGTCGCCGGCGGTGAAGGCGAGGACGGCGGGCTCCAGCAGGGCGAGGAAGCGGTCGTACACGCTGCGCTGGACGAGGATGCGGCTGCGGGCGCAGCAGTCCTGGCCGGTGTTGTCGAGGAACGAGGCGGGGGCGGCGGCCGCGGCGCGCTCCAGGTCGGCGTCGGCGAAGACGATGTTCGGGCTCTTGCCGCCGAGTTCGAGTGTGACGCGCTTGACCTGCTCCGCGCAGCGCGCCGCGATCCGCTTGCCGACGGCGGTGGAGCCGGTGAACACGACCTTCGCCACGTCCGGGTGGTCGACGAGGGCGGCGCCGGCGACCGGTCCCGCGCCCGGCACGACCTGGAACAGCCCCTCCGGCAGGCCCGCTTCGAGCGCCAGCTCGGCGAGCCGCAGCGCGGTCAGCGGGGTGGCCTCGGCCGGTTTGAGGACGACGGCGTTGCCGGCGGCGAGCGCGGGGGCGGTGCCCCAGGCGGCGATCGGCATGGGGAAGTTCCACGGGGCGATGACCCCGACGACGCCGAGCGGCTCGGCGAAGGTGACGTTGAGTCCGCCGGCCACCGGGATCTGGCTGCCGGTGAGGCGTTCCACTCCCCCGGCGGCGTAGTCGAGGAGGTCGCGTACGTTGCCCGCCTCCCAGCGGGCGGCGGCCACCGGGTGCCCGGCCTCGGTGACCTCCAGCCGGGCCAGTTCCTCGATCCGGGCGTCGACCTCGGCGGCGAAGCGGCGCAGCAGCCGGGCGCGGTCGCCGGGGGCGAGGGCGGCCCAGCCCCGCTGGGCCCCGGCGGCGCGGGCGACGGCGGCGGCGACCTCCTTGGGGCCCGCGGCCGGGACGGTGGCGACGGCCTCCTCGGTGGCGGGGTTGACGACGGTGTGCTCGTGCGGCGCGGCGGGGGGTGCCGGCGCTGCGGGTGCCGATGCTGCCAAGGGTGTCGACCTCACATGCGCTCGAAGGACCGGAAGCGTTCCCAGTCGGTGACGGCGGTGTCGTACGCCTCCTGCTCGACCCGCGCCATGTTGCGGTAGTGGCGTACGACGTCCTCGCCGAACGCCTCCCGGGCCAGCGTGCTGCCGCTCCACAGCTCGGCGGCGTCCCGGAGGGTGGCGGGGACGTGCGCGGCGTCGCCGGTGTAGGCGTTGCCGGTGCAGGCTTCGGGGAGTTCGAGCTTCCGCTCGACGCCGTGCAACCCGGCGGCGATCATCCCGGCGACGGCGAGGTACGGGTTGACGTCGCCGCCCGGCAGCCGGTTCTCCAGCCGCAGCGAGCCGCCGTGGCCGACGACGCGGATGGCGCAGGTGCGGTTGTCGGGGCCCCAGGCGACGGCGGTGGGGGCGAAGGAGCCGGGGCGGAAGCGCTTGTAGGAGTTGATGTTCGGGGCGTAGAGGAGCGTCAGTTCCGGCAGGCAGGCGAGCTGCCCCGCGACGAAGTGCCGCATGGTCTCGGACATGCCGTACGGGGCGTCCCCGTCGTCAGGACCGCCGGGGGCGGCGAAGACGGGGGCGCCGTCGGCGTCGCGCACGGACAGGTGGATGTGGCAGGAGTTGCCCTCGCGCTCGTCGTACTTGGCCATGAAGGTCAGCGCCGTGCCCTCCTGGGCGGCGATCTCCTTGGCGCCGGTCTTGTAGATGCTGTGCTGGTCGCAGGTGGTCAGCGCGTCGTCGTAGCGGAAGGCGATCTCGTGCTGGCCGAGGTTGCACTCGCCCTTGGCGGACTCCACGGTCATTCCGGCGGCGGCCATCTCGTTGCGGATGCGGCGCAGCAGGGGCTCGACGCGGCCGGTGCCGAGGACGGAGTAGTCGACGTTGTACTGGTTGGCGGGGGTCAGGTCCCGGTACGCGCTGTTCCACGCCTGCTCGTAGGTGTCCTTGAAGACCATGAACTCCAGCTCCGTGCCCGCGTACGCGGTCCAGCCGCGCTCGGCGAGCCGGTCGAGCTGGCGCCGCAGCACCTGCCGCGGCGAGGCGGTGACGGGCGCGCCGTCGTGCCAGGCGAGGTCGGCGGTGACCATGGCGCTGCCGGGGTGCCAGGGGATGCGGCGCAGGGTGGCGAGGTCGGGGTGCATGGCGAAGTCGCCGTAGCCGCGCTCCCAGGACGACATCTCGTAGCCCTCGACGGTGTTCATGTCGGCGTCCACGGCCAGCAGGTAGTTGCAGCCCTCGGTGCCGTGCGCCAGCACCTCGTCGAGGAAGAAGGGGGCGGCGAAGCGCTTGCCCTGAAGCCTGCCCTGCATGTCCGTGAAGGCCAGGACTACCGTGTCGAGCTCACCGGCCTCGACGAGCCGGCGCAGCTCGGGCACGGGCAGAGCGGGGGTGCGTGCGGAGTCGGTCACGGATCGGTCTCCTCTTCTGCGGACGTCTTAAGGTATGCGTGGATACCTTTGGTTGGGAAGTAGGCAGAGGCAGCGGGTCGGGAGGGCGGGGTCGGGATGAAGGCGTTCAGCAACGCGGCGGCCGGCGACGGGCTGCGGACCGTACTGCGCCCGGTGCGCGCGGGCAACGGCTTCGAGGAGGCGCTGGAGCAGATACTCCAGGTCCTGCGCCTGGGTCTGGTGCCGCCTGGCGAGCGGCTGCCCGCGGAGCGGGAGCTGGCCGAGCGGCTGCGGATCAGCCGGGTGACGCTGCGGGACGTGCTGAAGGTGCTGGCGGACGAAGGGCTGGTGGAGAGCCGCCGGGGGCGCTACGGAGGCACGTTCGTACGGGAGCGCACCCCCGCCAGCCGGGACGCGCAGGAGGAGTTGCGCCGGCGCACGGAGCGTACGGACCTGGAGGACGTGCTGCGCTTCCGCGAGGTGCTGGAGACGGGCGCCGCCGAGCTGTGCGCCGGCACCGAGATGGCGCCCGGGCAGCGGACGCGGCTGCGCGCCGCCCTGGAGGCCACCCAGGACGCACCGCTGGGCGACTACCGGCGGCTGGACACCCTGCTCCACCTCACCCTCGCGGAACTCGCGGGCTCGCCGCGGCTCGCGGCGCAGTACGCCGCCGTCCGGGCCACCGTCAACGACCTGCTGGACTGCATCCCGCTGCTGGTGCGGAACCTGGAGCACAGCCAGGCGCAGCACGCCGCGCTCGTCGGCGCGGTGCTCGACGGCGATCCGGACGCCGCCCGCGAGATGATGCGCGAGCACTGCGCCGGCACCGCGGCGCTGCTGCGCGGCTTCCTCGGCTAGGCCCGTCCGGCACACCGCCGCGGGCGGGGCCGTGTAACAGGACCTTCATGCAGGGGGCTTGCGCTCGTGACCTCGGCGCCGCAAAGGTATGGGGCCACACCATTGCTGGATCCCATCGTCCGTTGAGGCAGGAGCGGCACCATGAGCGAAGGCACCGAGTCCCGCACCGCACCGCCCGGCCCCCGCGCCGCCCCCGACGGCGGTCCCGGCGCCCCCGGCCCTGCCGGCTCGGGCCCGGCCGCGCACGACGCCGCGGACGACGCGTACCTCCGGCGCCGCGCGCTGCGCGCCGGCAGCGCCGGGCCGCTGCTGCTCACCGGCCTGGGCGTGGCGTACGTCGTCTCCGGCGACTTCTCCGGCTGGAACTTCGGCCTGGCCGAGGGCGGGTTCGGCGGCCTGGCCATCGCCGCACTGCTCATGGGCGTGATGTACACGTGCCTGGTCTTCGCCCTCGCCGAGCTGGCCTCCGTGCTGCCCACGGCCGGCGGCGGCTACGGCTTCGCGCGCAAGGCGCTGGGCCCCTGGGGCGGGTTCATGACCGGCACGGCGATCCTCATCGAGTACGTCCTGGCGCCGGCCGCGATCGTCATCTTCATCGGCGACTACGTCGAGTCGCTGGAGCTGTTCGGGCTCACCTCGGGCTGGCCCGTCTACCTCGCCTGCTTCGTCCTCTTCCTCGGCATCCACCTGTGGGGCGTCGGCGAGGCGCTGCGCTTCAGCCTCGTCGTGACCGCCGTCGCGGTCGCCGCGCTGCTGATCTTCGCCGTCGGCGCCCTCACGGAGTTCAGCGCCGGCTCGCTGAACGACATCCCGGTCGACCACGGCGCGCTGGGCGCCAGCTCCTGGCTGCCGTTCGGGATCCTGGGCATCTGGGCGGCGTTCCCGTTCGGGATGTGGTTCTTCCTGGGCGTCGAGGGCGTGCCGCTGGCCGCGGAGGAGACCAAGGACCCGTCCCGTACGCTGCCGCGGGCGATGGCCTGGGCGATGGGCGTGCTGCTGCTGCTCGCCGTCGTCACCTTCATCGCCGCGGCCGGCGCCCGCGGCTCGGCCGCCGTACAGGACGCGGGCAATCCGCTGGTGGAGGCGCTGCAGCCGGACGGCGAGGCGACCGCGCTCAGCCGGTTCGTCAACTACGCGGGCCTCACCGGGCTCGTCGCCTCGTTCTTCTCCCTCATCTACGCCGGCTCGCGCCAGCTCTTCGCGCTCTCCCGGGCCGGCTACCTGCCCCGCGTCCTCTCCCTCACCTCCCGCCGCAAGGCCCCGTTCCTGGGCCTGCTGGTGCCCGGCGCGATCGGCTTCGCGCTGGCGGCCGGGAGCGGGAACGGGGCGCGGATGCTGAACGTCGCGGTGTTCGGGGCCACCATCTCGTACGCGCTGATGGCGCTCTCGCACATCGTCCTGCGCCGCCGCGAACCGGGGCTGCACCGCCCGTACCGCACGCCGGGCGGGGCGGTGACGTCCTCCGTGGCGTTCGTGCTCGCGCTGTCCGCGCTGGTGGCGACGTTCCTGGTGGACAAGTGGGCGGCGATGATCGCGGGCTGCGTGTACGCCGTGGCCCTGGGATATTTCGCGCTCTACAGTCGGCACCGTCTGGTAGCGGCGGCGCCCGAGGAGGAGTTCGCGGCGCTGGCGGAGGCGGAAGCCGAACTCGAACGCCCGACGACGAGGGAGAAGTGATGAGCAGGACCCGGCCCCTGATCGGCGTTTCCACCTACCTCGTCGACGAGGCCGCATGGGGCCGGTGGCACCTGCCCGCCGCCTTGCTGCCCGCCGGCTACCACCGCCTCACCCAGCGTGCCGGCGGCCTCGCCGCGCTGCTCCCCCCGGACGCCCCGGCCCGCGCGGCGGAGACCCTGCGCCGCCTGGACGGCCTGATCATCGCGGGCGGCCCCGACCTGGACCCGGCCCGCTACGGCGCCGAGGCGGACGCCCGTACGGACCCCGTCACCCCGACGTCACGCGAGCGCGACGAGTGGGAACTGGCCCTGATCGAGGCGGCCCTGGCGGCGGAGCTGCCGCTGCTGGGGATCTGCCGCGGGGCGCAGTTGCTGAACGTCGTCCGCGGCGGCACGCTGCGCCAGCACATGGAGGGCCACCGCGAGCGCCCGGGCGTCTTCGGCGCCCACGAGATCAAACCGGTCCCGGGCACGCGCCTCGCCTCGCTGCTGCCGGAGGCGGTGACGGTCCCGGCGTACCACCACCAGGCGGTGGCGGATCTGGGCACCGGCGTGATCGCGTCGGCGTACGCGGCGGACGGCGTGGTGGAGGCGCTGGAGCTGCCGGACGCGGGCGGCTTCGCGCTGGGGGTGCAGTGGCACCCGGAGATGGGCGAGGACGCGCGGGTGCTGCGGGGCCTGGTGGAGGCGGCGGGCTGACGGACCCGGCGCCTCAGCCCGCGGGCTTGCGGACGATGCCGCCGTACTCGTAGACGGGCTTGGCGTGCTTGGTGGTGCCGAGGTACGGCCGGAGGGCCGGGTCGACGGGGGCCAGCGGCGGCTGGAACCGGTCGGGCCGCCAGTCGACGAGATCCACCAGCCCGGGCTCGACGGGCTCCAGCCCCCGGACGAGGGCGTCGACCTCGGCGGGCGTCCTCGTCTGCCACGGGATGCCCTTGGCCCGGACGCTCTCGGTCATCGCGGCGCTGGTGGCGGGATCGTCGGTGACCACCTGCGACAGACACACGCAACTGCCGGGCCGCGCGCGGCCGAGCACGGCGCCGAGGACGCCGACGGGGTCGTCGGCGTCGGGTACGTGGTGCATGACCGACAGGTAGAGCACGGCGAGCGGTTCGTCGAAGTCGATGAGCCGGGTGACGAGCGGCCCGGGGGCGGAGCCCCTGAGGAACCGGGAAGGGGCGGGGACGGGGCAACCCCACCACGCACCCGGCCGGCCCTCATCCCGCCCGCTCACCCCTTCTCGTCAGGGACAGGAGGTCACGGGCCGGGCCCGTGGGACGCTGGCCGCGGGGCCAGACCGCGCGGAGGGCTCTGGTCAGGGGCAGGCCCGTGACCGCGACCGCCACCAGGCGCCGGGTCGCCACCTCGTCCGCCACCGCCAGCTCCGACAGCACCGCCGGCCCCGCCCCCGTCACCGCCGCCGACTTCACCGCCGTCGTCGACGCCAGCTCCAGCAGCGGCGTCCCCAGCCCGCCGTACGGGCCCAGCGCCTCGTCCAGCACCTGCCGCGTACCCGAGCCCTGCTCCCGCAGCACCAGCGCCGCCGATGCCAGCTCCCCCGGCGGCAGCCCCCGCCGGCGCCGCGCCCACGGATGCGACGGCGCCACGACCACCAGCAGCCGGTCGCGCCCGATCACGGCCCCGTCCAGCCCCGACGGGACCCCCGGGCCCTCCACGAACCCCAGGTCCGCCGCCCCGGACCGTACCTGCGACGCCACCGCCACCGAGTTGCCCGCCTGGAGCGACACCGCCGTCTCCGGCCGCGCCGCGCGGAGCGCGACCAGCCACCCCGGCAGCAGGTACTCCGC
The Streptomyces sp. CNQ-509 DNA segment above includes these coding regions:
- a CDS encoding 3-oxoacyl-ACP reductase, giving the protein MTDQTPVCRRLPGRTAVVTGAGSGIGLATARRLAAEGAHVVCADVDETAGKAAAEATGGLFVRTDVTVQEDVEALFKAAYDTYGSVDVAFNNAGISPPEDDSILLTDIDAWRRVQEVNLTSVYLCCKAAIPYMQRQRRGSIVNTASFVAVMGAATSQISYTASKGGVLAMSRELGVQFAREGIRVNALCPGPVNTPLLQELFAKDPERAARRLVHIPAGRFAEAEEIAAAVAFLASDDASFVNAAEFLVDGGIAGAYVTPL
- a CDS encoding FadR/GntR family transcriptional regulator, with translation MKAFSNAAAGDGLRTVLRPVRAGNGFEEALEQILQVLRLGLVPPGERLPAERELAERLRISRVTLRDVLKVLADEGLVESRRGRYGGTFVRERTPASRDAQEELRRRTERTDLEDVLRFREVLETGAAELCAGTEMAPGQRTRLRAALEATQDAPLGDYRRLDTLLHLTLAELAGSPRLAAQYAAVRATVNDLLDCIPLLVRNLEHSQAQHAALVGAVLDGDPDAAREMMREHCAGTAALLRGFLG
- a CDS encoding alanine racemase, encoding MPAHTAPVPDHAALRARYDRATAHLDAPFAAVDTEAFDANAADLVRRAAGKPVRVASKSVRCRALLERVLAAPGFAGIMSFTLAESLWLARSGFADVLLAYPSADRAGFAELTGDPKLAAAVTVMVDDPAQLDLVDAARGRGREEVRVCLELDTSLRLLGGRLRVGARRSPLSDAAALAAVAREVVRRPGFRLVGLMAYEGHVAGVGDDIPGWPLTSRGIRLMQAVARRQLAERRAEAVAAVRRLADLEFVNGGGTGSVQHTAAEDAVTEIAAGSGLYQPRLFDNYTAFTGRPAAVFALPVVRRPGVGVVTVLGGGYPASGPAGPDRPPVPYLPQGLRYDKQEGAGEVQTPLLGPPADDLLVGDRVWFRHAKAGELCERFDALHLIEGERVTETVPTYRGEGRTFL
- a CDS encoding glutamine synthetase family protein, which produces MTDSARTPALPVPELRRLVEAGELDTVVLAFTDMQGRLQGKRFAAPFFLDEVLAHGTEGCNYLLAVDADMNTVEGYEMSSWERGYGDFAMHPDLATLRRIPWHPGSAMVTADLAWHDGAPVTASPRQVLRRQLDRLAERGWTAYAGTELEFMVFKDTYEQAWNSAYRDLTPANQYNVDYSVLGTGRVEPLLRRIRNEMAAAGMTVESAKGECNLGQHEIAFRYDDALTTCDQHSIYKTGAKEIAAQEGTALTFMAKYDEREGNSCHIHLSVRDADGAPVFAAPGGPDDGDAPYGMSETMRHFVAGQLACLPELTLLYAPNINSYKRFRPGSFAPTAVAWGPDNRTCAIRVVGHGGSLRLENRLPGGDVNPYLAVAGMIAAGLHGVERKLELPEACTGNAYTGDAAHVPATLRDAAELWSGSTLAREAFGEDVVRHYRNMARVEQEAYDTAVTDWERFRSFERM
- a CDS encoding aldehyde dehydrogenase produces the protein MAASAPAAPAPPAAPHEHTVVNPATEEAVATVPAAGPKEVAAAVARAAGAQRGWAALAPGDRARLLRRFAAEVDARIEELARLEVTEAGHPVAAARWEAGNVRDLLDYAAGGVERLTGSQIPVAGGLNVTFAEPLGVVGVIAPWNFPMPIAAWGTAPALAAGNAVVLKPAEATPLTALRLAELALEAGLPEGLFQVVPGAGPVAGAALVDHPDVAKVVFTGSTAVGKRIAARCAEQVKRVTLELGGKSPNIVFADADLERAAAAAPASFLDNTGQDCCARSRILVQRSVYDRFLALLEPAVLAFTAGDPADSGTRMGPLISAAHRERVRGHVPESRPAAIRGTVPEGPGYWYPATVLTDAPPDDPVSREEVFGPVAVVHPFDDEADAVRLANAGPYGLSGSLWTRDTARAVRVSRAVAAGNLSVNSHSSVRYWTPFGGFKQSGLGRELGPDALASFTETKNVFISTEE
- a CDS encoding gamma-glutamyl-gamma-aminobutyrate hydrolase family protein, producing the protein MSRTRPLIGVSTYLVDEAAWGRWHLPAALLPAGYHRLTQRAGGLAALLPPDAPARAAETLRRLDGLIIAGGPDLDPARYGAEADARTDPVTPTSRERDEWELALIEAALAAELPLLGICRGAQLLNVVRGGTLRQHMEGHRERPGVFGAHEIKPVPGTRLASLLPEAVTVPAYHHQAVADLGTGVIASAYAADGVVEALELPDAGGFALGVQWHPEMGEDARVLRGLVEAAG
- a CDS encoding SAM-dependent methyltransferase, giving the protein MSGRDEGRPGAWWGCPVPAPSRFLRGSAPGPLVTRLIDFDEPLAVLYLSVMHHVPDADDPVGVLGAVLGRARPGSCVCLSQVVTDDPATSAAMTESVRAKGIPWQTRTPAEVDALVRGLEPVEPGLVDLVDWRPDRFQPPLAPVDPALRPYLGTTKHAKPVYEYGGIVRKPAG
- the eat gene encoding ethanolamine permease gives rise to the protein MSEGTESRTAPPGPRAAPDGGPGAPGPAGSGPAAHDAADDAYLRRRALRAGSAGPLLLTGLGVAYVVSGDFSGWNFGLAEGGFGGLAIAALLMGVMYTCLVFALAELASVLPTAGGGYGFARKALGPWGGFMTGTAILIEYVLAPAAIVIFIGDYVESLELFGLTSGWPVYLACFVLFLGIHLWGVGEALRFSLVVTAVAVAALLIFAVGALTEFSAGSLNDIPVDHGALGASSWLPFGILGIWAAFPFGMWFFLGVEGVPLAAEETKDPSRTLPRAMAWAMGVLLLLAVVTFIAAAGARGSAAVQDAGNPLVEALQPDGEATALSRFVNYAGLTGLVASFFSLIYAGSRQLFALSRAGYLPRVLSLTSRRKAPFLGLLVPGAIGFALAAGSGNGARMLNVAVFGATISYALMALSHIVLRRREPGLHRPYRTPGGAVTSSVAFVLALSALVATFLVDKWAAMIAGCVYAVALGYFALYSRHRLVAAAPEEEFAALAEAEAELERPTTREK
- a CDS encoding LysR family transcriptional regulator, whose product is MSAYEAAGEPESLARRVPDLAALELLLAVARLGSLGRAAKAVGVSQPAASARIRSMERQLGVALVHRSPAGSRLTEAGGVVTEWARRVVEAAEAFDAGAAALRARRDSRLRVAASLTVAEYLLPGWLVALRAARPETAVSLQAGNSVAVASQVRSGAADLGFVEGPGVPSGLDGAVIGRDRLLVVVAPSHPWARRRRGLPPGELASAALVLREQGSGTRQVLDEALGPYGGLGTPLLELASTTAVKSAAVTGAGPAVLSELAVADEVATRRLVAVAVTGLPLTRALRAVWPRGQRPTGPARDLLSLTRRGERAG